A single genomic interval of Lewinellaceae bacterium harbors:
- the def gene encoding peptide deformylase: MILPIVLYGNPVLRKKCKPINVDFPELESLLENMWQTMYQAHGVGLAAPQIGLDIRVFIVDTVQTAKEDQEKEERIKKVFLNAVLLSHGEEEVDYEEGCLSIPNIHGDVTRPDEITIQYQDESFNTFTETFSGTNARVIQHEYDHIEGILFTEKLKPLKRVRLAKKLDKIKKGIVDCDYKVKR, translated from the coding sequence ATGATTTTACCTATTGTATTGTACGGAAACCCGGTATTAAGAAAAAAGTGTAAACCCATAAACGTTGATTTTCCTGAGTTGGAAAGTTTATTGGAAAATATGTGGCAGACCATGTATCAGGCTCATGGTGTGGGGCTGGCCGCTCCGCAGATAGGCTTGGATATCCGCGTCTTTATCGTCGATACCGTCCAGACGGCGAAAGAAGATCAGGAAAAGGAAGAACGGATAAAAAAGGTCTTTCTGAATGCTGTTCTTCTGAGCCATGGGGAGGAAGAGGTCGATTATGAAGAAGGCTGCCTGAGTATTCCCAATATTCATGGCGATGTGACCAGGCCGGATGAGATCACCATTCAATATCAGGATGAATCCTTTAATACATTCACGGAAACGTTTAGTGGAACCAATGCGCGAGTTATACAGCATGAATACGACCACATTGAAGGGATCCTCTTTACCGAAAAACTCAAGCCGCTCAAGCGGGTCCGTTTAGCCAAGAAGCTGGACAAGATCAAAAAGGGCATCGTCGATTGCGATTATAAAGTGAAAAGGTAG
- a CDS encoding T9SS type A sorting domain-containing protein, giving the protein MRKTNSLKYRTAIGEFVPIVGKLRALATGTLLLLLAFAGQVQAQECPMGCTNINLSLDTMKNGTVTVTPAMIMADMTANGCDDLSVVLYDQFNRKLDRPDVNCNYIGQLMTAVVIDGNTQNKCWSNIRVEDKAGPNLGCVVDTVYCTELPLIEAGLDRFPSGMAMDNCDPLTGYPVIISMDYTEYPCDSVRFAGLAVRRIVARDRWGTVADCNDTFYVERVPLDSIVCPADTMYECYAADTLYTMINGKKVINPDFSGVPSAIVDGDTIPLYPNGTICKLYGSFNDHEWEICGNGKKIRRTWEIVDWCRDTVITCVQWIKIMDTLPPTADAYADVTATALPHDCQGKVVFPYPTKIEDCSAISRVRVEVEYAAPGHQGTPSIFSEVFTPGVAVQTYLPAGWFEGTIYITDACEQTLELPFRVHVLDETPPIPVCDEITQTTLDPNSCWARIYATTFDDGSHDNCCPTLHFSAARMSDVTEARTYWETNLKTIFGLNNYNRYYSEIQKFINVWLDCNVFGDYVEFSGCADDDQVVTRVYSTCHIERVYDPHLYGSSEQKFYCNFTYDGYAKLVDSLKTADQVGSAIIDAIEHIGDPQFSWNYYSECMTQVLVDDKVPPVCLPHEDVTVYCDGVTYGNGNNQYAACNSLASPDFASHNTSNSAFDNCDTCKYWLKLDDVDILVDPYSYFSRPGIKENCSDYTVDSTTVDYDDNCNSYSERTWVITDNCGNSTTCSQRVYIKHRSDFEVIFPKDTILTCIQNMQIDASPERLGEPIISDDDCEQLGVRYVDEEYQIVAGACLKLLRTWTIIDWCAYNPDADYHGRDICASESLIASASRPQINRNLKDNGDGYMTYTQVIKLINTTPPTFTDTTINVACASDANTCEGSATISMSASDDCSLGGDLKWTVLLSYEGGAEARVPGQDVQFGSTATLTDDYEVGSYVAHFIVSDRCGNQAEAYIPFYVGLCKKPTPYCHDLIITLMPVDTNQDNDPDLGMIRVWASDFDAGSYGYCGQDIVALSFSADTTDTYRDFDCRSVGQQQLEMWVTDEYGNQDFCTVTLDVQDNMGACTSPDNANGNIAGRVVTETQEGVAQVNVQLKGAGSNPINTGVEGMFNFGTMPLGGKYSLVPGKNINPVNGISTLDLVYIQKHILGYEKLNSPYKIIAADIDHNGSITASDLVQLRRLILGVDDNFKSNTSWRFISSTYAFKNPENPLAEQFPESYDISSLSSNMVVNFVGIKVGDVNGSNSPNELQKTEIRSNESLTLTMPQISYKANDVIEVPVTAENFNNIDGYQFTLEFNNSELSYAGVQPGVLNVTAANIGLNQVGKGIITTSWNEAQSVSYGKEDVLFTIAFRALSNGDLEESVQVNSKVTAAEAYNTWAEVQGVDLAFKANGSIASNGFALYQNNPNPFNSNTVIGFNLPEASSATLKIMDVTGKLIKQIDGEYVKGLNQITINKTDLQASGILYYQLETGKFTATRKMIIVE; this is encoded by the coding sequence ATGAGGAAAACTAACTCTCTTAAGTATCGCACTGCTATTGGAGAGTTCGTCCCAATAGTTGGTAAACTAAGGGCACTCGCCACAGGAACACTGTTGCTGCTTCTGGCTTTCGCAGGCCAGGTACAGGCACAAGAGTGTCCAATGGGCTGTACGAACATTAACTTGTCATTGGATACCATGAAAAATGGTACCGTGACCGTAACCCCGGCCATGATCATGGCAGACATGACGGCTAACGGTTGCGATGATCTTTCGGTTGTATTATACGACCAATTCAACCGTAAACTGGACCGTCCGGACGTCAACTGTAACTACATAGGCCAGTTGATGACCGCCGTTGTTATTGACGGAAATACTCAAAACAAATGCTGGTCAAACATCAGGGTTGAGGACAAAGCAGGTCCCAACTTAGGCTGTGTGGTAGATACCGTCTATTGCACCGAATTGCCGTTGATAGAAGCCGGATTGGACCGCTTCCCATCGGGAATGGCCATGGACAACTGTGATCCGTTAACCGGTTATCCGGTGATCATTTCGATGGATTACACCGAATATCCATGTGATTCTGTCCGTTTTGCAGGTTTGGCAGTTCGTCGTATAGTTGCACGTGACCGCTGGGGAACAGTGGCTGACTGCAACGATACATTTTACGTAGAGCGCGTGCCTCTGGATAGCATCGTTTGTCCTGCTGATACGATGTACGAATGCTATGCGGCAGATACGCTTTATACCATGATCAATGGTAAAAAAGTTATCAATCCGGACTTTTCCGGAGTTCCAAGCGCCATTGTGGACGGTGATACGATTCCTTTGTATCCAAACGGAACGATCTGTAAATTGTATGGATCTTTCAATGACCACGAATGGGAAATCTGTGGTAACGGCAAGAAAATACGCCGTACCTGGGAAATCGTAGACTGGTGCCGTGATACTGTTATCACCTGCGTCCAGTGGATTAAGATCATGGATACGCTGCCCCCGACAGCGGATGCTTATGCCGATGTTACGGCAACAGCACTGCCACACGATTGCCAGGGCAAAGTGGTATTCCCTTACCCAACCAAAATCGAAGACTGTTCTGCTATCAGTCGCGTACGGGTAGAAGTTGAATACGCTGCACCTGGTCACCAGGGAACTCCTTCCATCTTCTCCGAAGTATTTACTCCTGGCGTTGCAGTACAAACGTACCTGCCGGCTGGTTGGTTTGAAGGTACCATCTATATTACCGATGCCTGCGAACAGACACTGGAATTGCCTTTCCGGGTACATGTTCTGGATGAAACACCTCCGATTCCGGTTTGTGATGAAATCACACAAACCACACTGGATCCCAACTCATGTTGGGCCCGTATTTACGCAACCACCTTTGATGATGGTAGCCACGATAACTGTTGCCCAACGCTGCACTTCTCAGCTGCACGAATGAGTGATGTTACCGAAGCACGTACATACTGGGAAACCAATTTGAAGACCATCTTCGGACTAAACAACTACAATCGTTATTACAGTGAAATCCAGAAATTCATCAATGTATGGTTGGATTGCAATGTATTCGGCGATTATGTAGAGTTCTCAGGATGTGCCGATGACGATCAGGTAGTAACACGTGTGTACTCCACCTGCCACATCGAGCGCGTTTATGATCCGCACCTGTACGGTTCATCCGAACAGAAATTCTATTGCAACTTCACTTATGATGGTTATGCCAAATTGGTTGATAGCCTCAAGACGGCAGACCAGGTTGGATCAGCTATTATCGATGCCATCGAGCATATTGGTGATCCGCAGTTCAGCTGGAACTATTACAGTGAGTGTATGACACAGGTATTGGTTGACGATAAAGTTCCGCCGGTATGCCTGCCTCACGAAGATGTTACAGTATACTGTGACGGCGTGACCTATGGTAACGGTAACAATCAGTACGCTGCTTGCAACTCACTTGCTTCTCCAGATTTTGCATCACACAATACTTCAAACAGCGCGTTTGATAACTGTGATACTTGCAAATATTGGCTGAAACTGGATGACGTAGATATCCTGGTAGATCCATATTCCTACTTCTCCAGACCTGGTATCAAAGAAAACTGCAGCGATTATACGGTAGACAGCACAACCGTTGATTACGATGATAATTGCAACAGTTACTCTGAAAGAACCTGGGTGATTACCGACAACTGCGGTAACTCCACGACTTGTTCACAACGTGTATACATCAAACACCGTTCGGACTTTGAAGTCATCTTCCCGAAAGACACCATCCTGACCTGTATTCAGAATATGCAGATCGATGCCAGTCCGGAAAGACTTGGAGAACCGATCATCAGTGATGATGATTGTGAACAATTAGGTGTTCGTTACGTGGACGAAGAGTACCAGATCGTAGCTGGTGCCTGCTTGAAACTGTTGCGTACCTGGACGATCATCGACTGGTGTGCATACAATCCGGATGCCGACTATCACGGTCGTGACATCTGTGCTTCCGAAAGTCTGATCGCTTCCGCAAGCCGTCCGCAAATCAATCGTAACCTGAAAGATAACGGTGACGGTTACATGACCTATACACAGGTGATCAAATTGATCAACACGACTCCTCCGACCTTTACAGATACCACCATCAATGTGGCTTGTGCTTCTGATGCCAATACTTGTGAGGGTTCGGCTACCATCTCGATGTCGGCTTCCGATGACTGTTCATTGGGCGGCGACCTGAAGTGGACAGTACTGTTGTCCTATGAAGGTGGTGCAGAAGCACGCGTACCGGGACAGGATGTACAGTTTGGTTCAACAGCAACCCTGACGGATGATTATGAAGTTGGTTCTTATGTAGCACACTTCATCGTATCCGACCGTTGCGGCAACCAGGCAGAAGCATACATTCCTTTCTATGTAGGACTTTGCAAAAAACCGACACCATATTGCCATGACCTGATCATCACCCTGATGCCAGTCGATACCAACCAGGACAATGATCCTGATCTTGGTATGATCCGGGTATGGGCCAGTGATTTCGACGCCGGTAGCTATGGCTATTGCGGCCAGGATATCGTAGCGCTGTCATTCAGTGCCGATACCACCGATACGTACCGTGATTTCGATTGCAGAAGCGTAGGTCAACAACAACTGGAAATGTGGGTTACCGATGAGTACGGCAACCAGGACTTCTGTACCGTTACCCTCGATGTACAGGATAACATGGGAGCTTGCACCAGTCCGGATAATGCCAATGGAAACATCGCAGGTCGCGTTGTTACCGAGACGCAGGAAGGTGTTGCTCAGGTTAACGTACAACTGAAAGGTGCCGGATCGAATCCGATCAACACCGGTGTAGAAGGTATGTTCAACTTTGGAACCATGCCACTGGGTGGTAAATACTCACTGGTACCTGGTAAAAACATCAACCCGGTTAACGGTATTTCAACCCTTGACCTGGTCTACATCCAGAAGCACATCCTGGGTTACGAGAAATTGAATTCACCATACAAGATCATCGCCGCAGACATTGACCACAACGGTAGCATTACTGCCAGTGACCTGGTCCAACTGCGCCGCCTGATCCTGGGTGTGGATGACAACTTTAAGTCCAACACATCTTGGAGATTCATTTCTTCCACCTATGCATTCAAGAATCCGGAAAATCCGCTTGCAGAGCAGTTCCCGGAATCATACGACATCAGCTCTCTGAGCAGCAATATGGTTGTGAACTTCGTCGGTATCAAAGTGGGTGATGTAAACGGATCCAACAGTCCTAACGAACTGCAGAAGACTGAAATCCGTAGCAACGAGTCACTGACGCTGACCATGCCTCAGATCAGCTATAAAGCAAATGATGTCATCGAAGTACCGGTTACGGCCGAAAACTTCAATAACATAGACGGATATCAGTTTACCCTGGAATTCAATAATTCCGAACTGTCTTATGCCGGCGTTCAGCCAGGTGTATTGAATGTGACCGCTGCAAACATTGGTTTGAACCAGGTAGGCAAAGGAATCATCACCACCAGCTGGAATGAGGCTCAGTCAGTTTCCTATGGTAAAGAAGATGTCCTCTTTACGATCGCATTCCGTGCCTTGAGCAATGGTGACCTGGAAGAATCCGTACAGGTGAACTCCAAGGTTACTGCTGCAGAAGCTTACAATACCTGGGCTGAAGTACAAGGTGTAGACCTTGCATTCAAAGCCAACGGATCAATTGCAAGCAACGGATTTGCATTGTATCAGAACAATCCGAACCCATTCAATTCGAACACGGTTATCGGATTTAACCTGCCGGAAGCTTCCAGTGCAACCCTGAAGATCATGGATGTAACTGGAAAGCTGATCAAGCAGATCGACGGTGAGTATGTTAAAGGTTTGAACCAGATCACGATCAATAAGACGGATCTGCAAGCTTCTGGCATCCTGTACTATCAGCTTGAAACTGGCAAGTTTACTGCAACTCGCAAGATGATTATTGTTGAATAA
- the ruvX gene encoding Holliday junction resolvase RuvX, with protein MAIDYGIKKCGLAVTDPLQIVAQPLGTVATVEMIDYLKRYINQEPVVAMVVGDPSMHTPDGHPLLQAIAEFLTAVGKSFPQLPVYRQDETLTSQKAREIILKSGVGKKKRRDKTLVDKVSAVLILQEYLGHL; from the coding sequence CTGGCCATAGATTACGGGATTAAAAAATGCGGCCTTGCTGTAACGGATCCGCTGCAAATTGTTGCACAGCCTCTGGGTACAGTTGCGACGGTAGAAATGATTGACTATTTGAAACGTTACATCAACCAGGAACCTGTCGTTGCCATGGTGGTGGGAGATCCCTCCATGCACACACCGGATGGTCATCCGTTATTGCAGGCTATTGCTGAGTTCCTGACTGCCGTCGGCAAATCTTTTCCACAGTTACCTGTATACCGCCAGGATGAGACATTAACTTCCCAGAAAGCCAGGGAAATTATTTTAAAAAGTGGCGTCGGAAAGAAAAAACGCAGGGATAAAACACTGGTCGATAAGGTCAGCGCAGTTTTGATCCTGCAGGAATATCTGGGACATCTCTAA
- a CDS encoding FAD-binding oxidoreductase, which produces MQRTPQQWSYWEKDLYLDGIEVAILGAGIVGLTTAIFLKQQRPSWKIQVFDQWTIGGGATTRNAGFACFGSPTELVSDLATQDEAATFALVKARWEGLQLLQRTVDMQKADYVTCGGYEVFFPDDQSAWDKTVDHLPRFNQLAEEVTGVKNAYQILTPAASGLPFAGLEQVVFMPHEARIHPGKMHQLLVTQAIRLGVPVIRGVEVEHIHTDGTYAQMTTSEHGILRARQIVVATNGFTRRLLPDVDVLPARNQVLVTEPIPGLTWDGTFHYQEGYVYFRRIGDRILLGGMRHIDKMAEMTDDLSQTTVIQEALEHFLTKRLLAGKNVAITDRWSGILGVGAQKWPILKRLDNNLIVAVRMGGMGVALGTGLGQQAAALTIS; this is translated from the coding sequence ATGCAAAGAACACCGCAACAATGGAGCTACTGGGAAAAAGACCTTTACCTGGATGGCATTGAAGTGGCCATTTTGGGGGCAGGGATTGTCGGGTTAACGACGGCTATATTTCTTAAACAGCAACGGCCGTCATGGAAGATACAGGTGTTTGATCAATGGACTATCGGAGGCGGAGCTACCACCCGGAATGCCGGATTCGCCTGTTTTGGCTCACCTACCGAGCTGGTATCGGACCTCGCAACGCAGGATGAAGCAGCCACTTTTGCTCTGGTCAAAGCCCGGTGGGAAGGCTTGCAGCTCCTGCAGAGGACCGTCGATATGCAGAAGGCTGATTATGTGACTTGCGGAGGATATGAGGTGTTCTTTCCGGACGATCAATCTGCTTGGGATAAAACGGTGGATCACCTTCCCCGCTTCAATCAATTGGCCGAAGAAGTTACCGGTGTAAAAAATGCCTATCAAATCTTAACTCCTGCTGCCAGTGGTCTGCCATTCGCCGGTTTGGAACAGGTGGTTTTTATGCCCCATGAAGCCAGGATCCATCCCGGGAAAATGCACCAGCTACTGGTGACACAAGCCATCCGTTTAGGTGTCCCGGTCATCCGGGGTGTGGAAGTGGAGCACATCCACACGGATGGCACGTATGCTCAGATGACTACCTCCGAGCATGGCATCCTGCGTGCCAGGCAAATTGTCGTAGCCACCAACGGATTTACCCGGAGATTATTACCTGACGTGGACGTGCTGCCAGCCCGAAATCAGGTCCTGGTGACCGAGCCCATACCGGGGTTAACATGGGATGGCACGTTTCATTACCAGGAAGGCTACGTCTATTTCCGGCGTATAGGGGACCGCATACTGTTAGGCGGTATGCGGCATATCGATAAAATGGCGGAAATGACCGATGATTTGTCGCAAACCACAGTGATTCAGGAAGCGCTCGAACATTTTCTGACCAAACGATTATTAGCTGGCAAAAATGTTGCTATAACCGACCGCTGGAGTGGTATCCTGGGAGTTGGCGCGCAAAAATGGCCTATCCTGAAGCGATTGGATAATAATTTGATCGTCGCCGTCCGGATGGGTGGAATGGGAGTCGCTCTGGGCACCGGACTGGGTCAGCAAGCTGCAGCCTTAACCATTTCATAA
- a CDS encoding biopolymer transporter ExbD produces the protein MGNARKVSTEINAGSMADIAFLLLIFFLVTTTIVEDKGVLVKLPPWSDEPPETAKLKSRNVFSVLVNAQNQLLVRGEPVKIGDLREKAEEFIMNPKNQEDLAESPKNAIISLKNDRGTKYRTYLEVYNELMAAYNELRETESQKRFGKHYDDLGNAQKREINNDIPLVLSEAEPTSFGEESK, from the coding sequence ATGGGAAATGCTAGAAAGGTAAGCACGGAAATCAATGCCGGATCCATGGCGGATATCGCATTCCTGCTCCTTATCTTCTTCCTGGTAACAACGACCATTGTCGAAGATAAAGGAGTACTGGTGAAGCTGCCACCCTGGTCCGACGAACCACCGGAAACGGCGAAACTGAAGTCTCGCAACGTATTCTCCGTATTGGTTAATGCGCAAAACCAGCTTCTGGTGCGTGGTGAACCGGTGAAAATTGGTGACTTGCGGGAAAAAGCCGAGGAGTTCATCATGAATCCCAAGAATCAGGAAGATCTTGCCGAATCACCTAAGAATGCGATCATCTCGCTCAAAAACGACCGGGGTACGAAATACCGTACTTATCTGGAAGTGTATAATGAGCTGATGGCTGCTTACAACGAACTTCGGGAGACGGAATCACAGAAACGCTTCGGGAAGCATTATGATGATCTGGGTAACGCCCAGAAAAGGGAAATCAATAACGATATTCCTCTGGTCCTTTCGGAAGCGGAACCGACGTCATTCGGTGAAGAAAGTAAATAA
- a CDS encoding DUF4293 domain-containing protein, with the protein MIQRLQSIFLFLLAVCTALLFIWPIASSSQQDAYLFADGKYSVEDNIVLMGITAIGAILAFVAIFLYRNRPVQLRMTYLSTVCSILIPVVAILIYLNDTKNSAVPASTIDDRIGAYLPVLGIVFGVLAARFIRKDEKLVKSMDRLR; encoded by the coding sequence ATGATCCAGCGACTACAATCCATCTTCCTCTTCTTACTGGCTGTATGCACCGCACTATTGTTCATCTGGCCGATAGCCTCCTCCTCACAGCAGGATGCCTATTTATTTGCCGATGGTAAATATTCGGTCGAGGACAATATCGTATTGATGGGAATCACAGCCATTGGAGCTATACTGGCTTTTGTTGCCATATTCCTGTACCGGAACCGTCCAGTCCAGCTACGCATGACCTATCTTTCTACGGTCTGCAGCATTTTAATACCAGTAGTGGCCATCCTCATTTACCTGAATGATACCAAAAACAGTGCGGTTCCGGCCAGTACCATCGATGACCGGATCGGAGCTTATTTGCCGGTTTTGGGGATTGTATTCGGGGTATTGGCAGCCCGCTTTATCCGGAAGGATGAGAAACTGGTGAAGTCCATGGATCGGTTACGGTGA
- a CDS encoding TatD family hydrolase, whose amino-acid sequence MFIDTHTHLYLDDFDEDRKEMIARALQAGVQRMYLPNVDEETIPALKSLVGAYPGQLFPMMGLHPCSVKGDVEAVLEVIFRELEQGEYVAVGEVGLDFYWDKTWVAEQELAFRKQTEWAIAHQLPLVIHSREAMDRLLEILEDYRGSGVRGVFHCFTGTTAQGKQAIDLGFMLGIGGVITFKNSSLPVVLPQLGLEHLVLETDSPYLAPVPYRGKRNESGYVPVIAHKLSEVLDLPVAEIERVTTKNAMELFHIAN is encoded by the coding sequence ATGTTTATAGACACCCATACCCATTTGTACCTGGATGATTTCGATGAAGACCGGAAAGAGATGATTGCCCGGGCTCTTCAGGCAGGAGTCCAGCGCATGTATTTACCCAATGTGGACGAAGAAACCATTCCGGCATTAAAATCGCTCGTTGGGGCCTATCCCGGCCAACTATTTCCCATGATGGGTCTGCACCCCTGTTCTGTGAAAGGCGATGTTGAAGCGGTATTGGAGGTGATCTTCAGGGAATTGGAGCAGGGTGAGTATGTTGCAGTAGGGGAGGTCGGGCTGGATTTTTATTGGGACAAGACCTGGGTGGCTGAGCAGGAGCTGGCTTTCAGAAAACAAACCGAATGGGCCATAGCCCATCAATTGCCGCTGGTGATCCACTCCCGGGAGGCTATGGATCGTTTACTGGAGATCCTGGAAGATTACCGGGGCAGTGGCGTGCGTGGTGTATTTCATTGCTTTACCGGGACCACTGCTCAGGGTAAACAGGCCATCGATCTAGGATTCATGCTTGGTATCGGCGGGGTCATTACCTTTAAGAACAGCTCGTTGCCTGTGGTTTTACCTCAATTGGGCCTGGAACACTTGGTTTTAGAGACGGATTCTCCCTATTTGGCACCGGTTCCATACCGGGGTAAAAGGAATGAAAGCGGGTATGTGCCCGTTATCGCACACAAGCTTTCGGAAGTTCTGGATTTGCCAGTGGCTGAAATTGAAAGGGTAACGACTAAAAATGCGATGGAACTGTTTCATATAGCGAATTAA
- a CDS encoding MotA/TolQ/ExbB proton channel family protein, with amino-acid sequence MRKFVVLLLVFAALSVFGAVETMAQEVVKDATGFQMLKEKFIEGSWGFMSTVLICLILGLAFCIERIITLNIASTNTDKLLARIDERLADGDVDGAMEICKSTPGPTASVLYEGLRQSSKGPEAVEKAIVSYGSVQMGLLERGLVWISLFIAIAPMLGFMGTVIGMIQAFDRIEEVGDLSPSVVAGGIKVALLTTVFGLIVAIVLQLFYNYIISKIDGIVNKMEDASIGLVDIMSKNNVFK; translated from the coding sequence ATGCGAAAGTTTGTTGTTCTACTTTTGGTTTTCGCCGCACTCTCTGTTTTTGGTGCAGTAGAAACGATGGCTCAGGAAGTGGTAAAAGATGCCACTGGCTTCCAGATGTTGAAGGAAAAATTCATCGAAGGTAGCTGGGGCTTCATGAGCACGGTATTGATCTGTTTGATCTTAGGCTTGGCCTTCTGTATTGAAAGGATCATTACACTGAACATTGCCAGTACCAACACGGATAAATTGCTGGCCCGTATTGACGAGCGTCTTGCTGACGGCGATGTCGATGGTGCGATGGAAATCTGCAAATCGACGCCTGGTCCAACGGCAAGCGTTTTGTATGAAGGTCTGCGTCAGTCCTCGAAAGGACCGGAAGCAGTTGAGAAAGCCATTGTTAGTTATGGTAGCGTTCAGATGGGCTTGCTGGAAAGAGGCCTGGTTTGGATCTCATTGTTTATCGCCATCGCCCCGATGCTCGGGTTTATGGGTACGGTAATCGGTATGATCCAGGCGTTTGACCGGATTGAAGAAGTGGGTGACCTTTCTCCGTCAGTTGTTGCCGGGGGTATCAAAGTAGCCTTGTTGACCACCGTATTTGGTCTTATCGTAGCCATCGTGTTGCAGTTGTTCTACAACTACATCATTTCCAAGATCGATGGTATCGTTAACAAAATGGAAGATGCTTCCATCGGTTTGGTGGACATCATGTCCAAAAACAACGTTTTTAAATAA
- a CDS encoding viroplasmin family protein: protein MAQKQKYYVVWEGVEPGIYSSWSACQEQIKGYPGAKYRAYNSEQEARAAFHSGWENPQSAAPKKVIRDAIPPDVKADSLAVDGACSGNPGATEYRGVHVGSGQLIFHQGPFAGGSNNLAEFLALVHALAYLQKQGKPTMPIYTDSITAIAWVRNRAIKSTITRTAKNKAIYDLVDRALQWIKTNQWKNPIIKWETEKWGEIPADFGRK from the coding sequence ATGGCTCAGAAACAAAAGTACTATGTCGTCTGGGAGGGTGTAGAGCCCGGCATTTATTCGTCATGGAGTGCATGCCAGGAACAGATCAAAGGTTATCCCGGCGCCAAGTACCGTGCCTACAACAGTGAACAGGAAGCAAGGGCAGCATTTCACAGTGGCTGGGAAAATCCCCAGAGCGCTGCCCCTAAAAAAGTAATCCGGGATGCAATACCTCCTGACGTGAAGGCCGATAGTCTGGCCGTAGATGGTGCTTGCAGCGGCAATCCGGGAGCCACAGAATACCGCGGTGTACATGTAGGAAGCGGCCAGCTGATCTTTCATCAGGGACCGTTTGCCGGTGGCAGTAACAACCTGGCGGAGTTCCTGGCCCTGGTACATGCATTGGCATACCTGCAAAAACAAGGCAAGCCGACGATGCCCATTTATACAGACTCCATCACCGCGATCGCCTGGGTTCGCAACCGGGCTATTAAATCAACCATAACCCGCACCGCCAAAAACAAAGCCATTTATGATCTGGTAGACCGGGCATTACAATGGATCAAAACCAATCAGTGGAAGAATCCAATCATCAAATGGGAAACAGAAAAATGGGGTGAAATACCCGCCGACTTTGGCAGGAAGTGA
- a CDS encoding biopolymer transporter ExbD, translating to MSKFKKKRGAASPAISTASLPDIIFMLLFFFMVVTVLRDSELKLQVVTPQATELTKLEKKSLVHYIYIGRPLKKYQEIYGTAPQIQLGDKFAQTWEIPAFVEEHRARVRESEIPAIITSMRVDGDITMGIVNDVKTQLRKAGQYKVNYSAKQRTSKIQ from the coding sequence ATGTCAAAGTTTAAAAAGAAAAGAGGAGCGGCCTCACCGGCAATCTCGACAGCGTCCTTGCCTGATATCATCTTCATGCTATTGTTCTTCTTCATGGTCGTAACGGTACTGCGTGATTCGGAGTTGAAACTTCAGGTTGTAACTCCACAGGCTACCGAGTTGACCAAACTCGAGAAGAAGTCACTGGTCCATTACATTTACATTGGACGTCCCCTGAAAAAATATCAGGAGATTTACGGAACTGCGCCCCAAATTCAGTTGGGGGATAAATTCGCGCAAACCTGGGAGATCCCGGCATTTGTGGAAGAACATCGTGCACGGGTCAGAGAATCGGAGATACCAGCTATCATCACTTCGATGCGCGTCGATGGAGATATCACCATGGGTATTGTCAATGACGTTAAAACCCAGTTACGTAAAGCTGGACAGTATAAGGTTAACTATTCTGCCAAGCAGCGTACAAGTAAGATTCAATAA